aggaaaaactatttcactaggagagtgatgaagtactggaatgggttacctagggaggtggtggagtctccttccttagaggtttttaaggccctgtcataactataaagggaagggtaacagctgtcctgtgtacagtactataaaatcccttctggccagagactccaaaatccttttccctgtaaagggttaagaagctcaggtaacctggctggcatctgacctaaaggaccaataaggggacaagatactttcaaatcttggggtggggaaggcttttgtttgggagtgtgttcgttctcgggactgagagggaccagacatcaatccaggttctccacatctttctaaacaagtctctcctatttcaaacttgtaagtaaatagccaggcaaggcgtgttagttttcctttgttttctcaacttgtaaatgtaccttttactagagtgtttatctttgtttgctgtactttgaacctaagactagaggggagtcctctgagcaatttaagtttgattaccctgtaaggttaatttccatactgattttacagagatgatttttacctttttctttaattaaaagccttctttttaagaacctgattgatttttccttgttttaagatccaaggggtttggatcttgattcaccaggagttggtggaaggaaggaggggggatggttaatttctccctgttgtagatcccaggggggttggaactgtattcaccaggagttggtgggaggaaggaggggggatggttaatttctccttgttttaagatccaaggggtttggatctgtactcaccagggaattggtgaaaggtttctcagggcttcccagggagggaaaaattgggaaatgctggcagcggaaccagagctaagctggttgttaagcttagaagttttcatgcaggcccctacatttgtaccctaaagttcaaagtggggatccagccttgacaggcccATCTTGACAaaaccttggctgggatgatttagttggggttggtcctgcgttgagcagcagggtggactagatgacctcatgaggtctcttccaaccctaatcttctatgatttcaaaaagtaatagaagcttctataatgtGCAAAGCTCTATTTGtactttagggctaacccaggccaagcactggggTTCTGTTGTTTATGCTTAGTAATGCTTGCCTCTcggagtccaagcagcataaaattACAGCTCCTCCTTgttagggatttttattcctttccctcTTCTGCTTTGAGTTGCAAATTcaggaggaattcacttgcatgtCTCCTCTTCTTGGGTGAGGGGAGTAATCAACAAAATCTTTTAGACtcaaactttaaggtcagaagggaccatcatgatcatctagtctgacctcatgcacattgcaggccagaaAACCTCACCTACTCCTGAAATAGAcctctaacctctggctgagttactgacatcctcaaatcatgatttaaagacttcaaattacagagaattcaccatttacactagtttaaacctactagtgacccgtgccccatactgcagaggaaggcgaaaacccctcAGGATCGCTGCTAATCTgacacggggagggggggggattcCTTCCTGGCTCCAAATATGGCAAttggttagaccctgagcacatgggatatctgggaaagaattctctgtagtaactcagagctctccccatctagtgtcctgtctccagcaacTGGGCATTTTTGCTACTGGCAATCACCGAcaggccacatgccattgtaggcagtcccatcacaacatcccctccataaacttatcaagttaaGTCTTGACGCCAGATAGGgtttttgctcccactgctccccttggaaggctgttccagaacttcactgctctgagggttagaaactttCGCCTAATTTCAAggctaaacttgttgatggccagtttatagccattagTTCTTGTGTTCTTggcacttaaataactcctctcccaccctggtatttgtccctctgatgtatttatagagaacaatcacatctccccccagcctttgtttggttaggctaaacaagccaaactctttgagtctcctctcataaggtaggttttccattcctctcatcatcctagtagcccttctctgcacttgttccagtgtgaattcatctttctttaacatggaagaccagaactgcacacggtattccaaatgaggtctcaccagtgccttgtataatggtactaacacttccctgtcactactggaaataccttgcctgatgcatcctaggactgcattagccttttgtCCTCTGGTGATGATGGGCCTTTTTTGTTAGGCTTGAGATAACACTTTGTGTtggaaactagtatttcacactcattaatgcttctctcctgtctggtgatttacaggtACAAACACTCATATATTTTGACAACATGAGATACAGATATTCtaggtgagattaatgcatgcagcaatttacaagcatttcataaagtctaaacacactgttggaactctaataactattttaacaatacaaacacacagggaagccagactggttccagctatgcatttgtctgTGTTCAGTTGAAACCctgggaccttggcatgagctgacaCCTTGTCTGCCAGCATCATAAATGGGTCAAGTGATTTTtggctgtaaagtgctttgggatgaaacatttaataaaaccCTAAAATATTGTAAATTGCTACCCTCCCCCAATCTTTCACTAAGATGTGCTCAACCCTGGGTTGAGAATGGACACCATGATCGTACTCCCAAAGGCAGACCTTTACACAACAGATTGTGATTGAGAAATCAGCACATCCATTACTAATCTACCCACAGAAATCTTCAGAATTCTGAAGAAATCCATTCTAATACTGCCATGCTATAACACTCATAATGCTCATCAGAGCACTCCATAATGCAGAAGACTCAATGctgtgaaatgtattaaatactatgaataggaccctaccaaattcatggctgtgaaaaatgtgtctCGGACCGTGAAATCAgacctcccctgtgaaatctagctattggaggggaggggcagggctgcaggcacCCCAGCTGTGGGCTCCTACTgtgcccccagctccagctgctagtcccctCCGGGCTGGGGAGGATCAGgactcttcccctgcatggcagcaCTTGGGAGGAAATCAGAtccacctccaggtacctcccttGGCTGGGGCGCTCCCAGCAGCTccggggagatcagacccacttcCACCTCCAGCAACATTCTGCAGTCCGGGTAGGTACCCAGAAGTGGGCCTGATCTCCCGCCAAGCACAGCCGTGTAGAAGAagagcaagtcctgtccctccccaggccagccgggactagcagttAGGAGCCTCCAGCTGCAGCACTACCAGCAGCATGGGGGAGATCAGAGCCACCTTCATCTCCAGGAACCTGCTGTGGCTGGAGGAAGCTCcggtgctgctgccttcagagcccagtACAGAACTGAAGGTGGCAATCCAtgatccccgcccccccacccccacacacacacacacaacagcttTGCAACACCCCcatgacccccttttgggtcaggatcctcATGCTTACAACACatcatctgaaaacatgaaatagactaattttcaaatcctatggctgtgaaattgaccagcaTGGATCCTGAATTTAGTAGGACCTTAACTATGAAGCTAAGAGTAGCTTTTGCTTGATTTcaattgttttatttcctttgagGAGAAAACTCTTTAGTTCCCCCAAACCATCTCTTGGCACTTCCGACCAATGTACATATTGTTATGATTGGACTGCTTAATTCCTGCATGGGGAGAATTTAAAACTGTCAGACTGGCACCCATCAAAATATTTGTGAACTTACTCAAACTGGGTCAGGCTGAAGTGGAAATGACACAATTGTAGTGTTTTATATCACTTGTCAGAGAAGAGCTTTGCAAGCAAGAGAAAAAACAATTTAACTCTTTCCTACAGTGAAAAATGATCAAATGTTATCCATTTGCATTTAATATCTCCCTATGGCTTCAAGCCAGACAACTTCAGTTTGCAATCTCAGAAGCTAAACAGAGCTAAACTTGCTCAGAGGttagatgggggaagggagggaccaGCAAAGAAAACCCCCATATTACACAAATTGGCACTGCTGATTCAGAACCCTCTGCTCTCTGACACAGTAAAAATCCTCAGCAATATGTTTGGGTGCCATTGTGGGTGCTGTTTTTCAGATGTTTCAGCTGGATACAAGATTGTTCATGCCACAGGAATGGCTTTTAATAGAACTTGTGCTTTAGATCTCTTAGCTACTCTTGAAAATCTCCTAAATTGATCAATCTTGCCCCCGGTTTCCGTTTTGAAGTGTTCGCTTTGTTGCAATTATTGGATGAGTATTTTACAGACACATTTCTGCCTATCAGATGCTCACACTGTGTGTTCACTGTGGGCACTTGTTATTCAGTACCACCATTGTGAAATTAGATAATTTCAGGGAGAtgctgtttctgctccctgattggatgagaaTCAATTCACTTTGAAGATGGGAGCCGATCCACAGGATTAAGCAATTTTGGGGACACAtttaaacttttttccccctccaaactATCTGGGTCAAGACAGGGCTGAGATGTCACTGCTAGAAAAGTTAAGCTATTATAGTAACAGCAGCAGAGATCAGATTTAAAGTTAGTCTGAATGTTATGGGTGGAAACTATGTTATCAGAGGTACAGTCTTAACTAAAACTTGTGGCTTGTCCCTCTCTGCCTATTTCAACTACCTGtcagtgctccagccagggccttTCTGCAGTTGAAGTTGCAAAATGTATAATATAGCCCAAGCGTTTGGGACAGGAGGCCTGGGTGTTGAGTTAAGCACTATCTCCTTTTCCAAGCACCTGCCAAATGCTTTTATTGAACTTGGTCTCCAATTGTGTCAGCTGTCACCATCAGCCACAGTCACAAGCCAATTTGTAATTGCAGCATGAATTAATGTGTCCAATCCTAATTCTGCAGAACACAGATGGATCTCTAGGCTCTGTCCAGGAGAGTAATAGGATTCCCATAGTACTGTGTTGTCATGCAGTGCCCCATATACAAGACTATTTCATATATAATATAACACAGGTGGATTTTGAATTTTCTAGTCTCCAGTTTTATAAGTCATCCATCAGACAGATAGTAATTGTGGAATGTGTGTGGGAGAACTTCTCTTGAGACTGTTTCCCCCCTGGAAGATGCTTATTGTGACAAAGATGTTTCCTATTGCTCCTCCAGAATACAGTTAGCTGGAGTTCCATGTTATGGAATACAGCTCTCCAAGGCTATTTTACACACTTTTTTGTTTGGAAGAGCTACCTTTGGGGTGCTGGTTGCATAGAGAGGAAGGCTGTCAAAGGGTCTATCTTTCAAGCTTGCTACATGATTATTCAGAACCTATTCTTGTCCCATCTCTTGAACACCAAATACTATAACTGAAAGTAAACAAGCCACATAGATAGAagatatattaatttatttttacaataaaaactGTGAATAAAGTGTCATGGTTTTCAATGACTGAATAGATAATTGGTCCCTCACAATCGCGTTTGGTGGGGTCACTCCAGTGATCGTCAAACTGTGACACACAAACGTTCAGTATAAGAGAAACAGTTAAAATTTCCATAGTGAAAGAAAGCTGCAGATTGTGAAGCAGAGAAGATATGAAAATTGCTATCTGGTTCATGGTTGCATCATAGGCTCTCTGAAAACCACCTCACTCCAAGAGGTCATCACAAAACCAGAATTGTATTCTTTTGTCTTTCCCCATCtggaatgattttttaaaatccctttgaaAACAATAATTGGGCAAATTAACAAGGTTCTACTGGGGTTATACACACCCATCCTTAGAACAAGGCAGTTGTTAACTTTAATTTACTGAACATTACATAATGTATGGAAGGGCTTAGTTCCTATTTACTTTTGgaattattcatgattttatcaacACCAGTTTGATTTCTCGGATTTAAGGCAGCTATGATGTTACTGAAAATGAGTCAAATATTTGTAACCGCATTTGCCTCAATACTAGCCAGATCTCTAGTTTCTGTCTACAACCACCTCCTTTCTACCATATATTAAGCTGATACTTTTGTAACACATTTGATGCTGTAATTTCACAAATCAGACTCTAAAGACCAGATATTAAGAATTTTACaataatttgtaaaaaaaaaaaaaaaaaaatagacaccAGTTATAAATAGGAAATATTACAGCCAATCTGGCCTTTATAGCAACATACAAATCTAAAATTTGTTTATAATTCTCTACAGAATAAAGTATCAGCTACAATATCCGAGGATGTCTCTGAAACCTAGCCAGGTTTTACACAGTTAAAAGAAATTTGTGGACACATTGGAAATGTTCTATCACCGTACATGAGCAAAAGAACATCTGTAATAAAACCTAATCTTTTATGACACCTTCTCAAGAAAACAAACATCTCCCTTTCTTGGTTTGATATCTGCAATGGTTAACTGGAAATCTTCACTCTCACACAAGCCCAGCCTACAGACAAACATTGCTGCCCACTTCTTAGTACTCCCTCCTAGCAAACCCCAGTCTCACAAAGCTCCATAAATAGTGAGCAAATCCGGGGATGAAtggacctaaaaatacaaaacaggACAGACAGGTGACCCAGAATGGTAAATTCTGACAGGTAActaaaaatagattattttaaatcaaattaaaaatagaGATAACATAAGAGGGATGTGTTACTGACACTGCAGAAGCCTTGGGGTAACCTATAGCACGCAGTAAATCAAGTATATCATCCATCAGACGCTACCTTATCTGCATACAATAGTAATGTATCAGAGTGAGCGGGGGTTTCATCCCGAGTAGTGTTTACTGATTGATTTTGGCCACCCATATTTGAAAGCGACTTGCTACAGGAATTTCCAGGCTGCTCCACTAACTGTTCAGAAGCAGTACCAGCATGCTCATTCTCCTTCACTGTAGTacatgaatctgcattttcctcAGCAGTCTGAGACAGATTCTGAGACTGGGCAGCCTGTCTCCCTCcttctgcctcctgctgctgcagcatctgctccACCTCAATCTCAAGTTCCAGATTTTCTTCATCTGCCTCCACTTCCAGCTGCTTCATTAACTCTTCCAGCTTCTTGGCCTTACGGAGTTCATTCTGCTGTATTATAGTGCATAGATGCTCTGTGAGACGCTCCTTGATCTCAGTCTTCCGTTGGAAATCTAGCTTTGCTGCTACATACTCTGACTCTGCCTTATCATATCGCTTCctgcaaaaataatatttttggtgTTATTCATCCTGAAGAATCCTAAAGTGCTTCACAAGTTACACACATGGATGAATACTTGATCAATCACTGAAAGGCATTTTCCTCTGCAGTGGGCAAGGCCAGCTATTTAATAGCACACAGCAACATTGTTCAACAATTATAAGGCAAGGGACAGAAAGGAGAATGTGCAGGCAGCAGAAAGTGCACTCCATCAGTTTCCACTGCTGCTGCATTCTAGGGGTAAATGCCCTTGTCTGAAATGCACGGATGGCAAACAATTTTGTTGACTTTTGTATGAGATTCATCTCCAGCATGCTGAAAGAAATCATCACTAGTAACTGCTCCATGTATTCCAATGGAAAATTAACTATTCAGAAAGATACCAAAGTGATTCATGTTCATTTTATTGTTAGCTAAACAGATCAACAATCCAACAGATCAACATTCTATGTAATTAATGAAGTAGTTACATTGCTACTTCAGTCTTTTAGAAAAGTGCACTTTCCCTGTCGTTCAAAAAAACATATACCTATGTCACTAGCAGTACAGATGGGCACAGCACATGACACCATATAACAACCACAGCTTTTGCAGAGTCACCAACGTAGAAATAAttgtatcatcagcatggacacttaTCAGTTTGTACAttctgacatgacaaactttctAATGTAAAGCaacaattacaaatattttgtgGGGCAACATAACGGTGGAAGGACTTAACTAGTAGAAGGATACCAGGGGCTggctgagaggggagggaggctgtggATCATACGCACCACGACCCTTATTGCACCTGGTGACAGAGAGCATCCACAAATATAGTATCACAAAGGTGCCTGTAAAAACAAAGAGCTGCTTCGGAAAGCCACATTCAGGTGTCTCATTACCAAGCAATAGAGGGACACAGTGGTCCTTTTGTTTGAGGAAGCAGGACAAAATGAAACAGGATTCTTTCAGAGTATATTTCAGTAAGAAATAACTGCAggattctgctcccagctggagctctATTCATGGCAGTGAATGACAAAGCCATGTCCACGGGGCCCCAAAATACCCACTCCTTTCTGTCACAAGGGAGTCACAGAGATGATGTAATGAAGAACTCAGACATGAAGGATACATGCAAGGAACAAAATTAAGGTTACTGTGGAAACATTTGTCCAATTAAAACTTTAACCTGcatgaacatattttttttttttttttttgcatcggaatatttataaatattccaTTTTATAGTCTGAACTATGCAATTAGAACTATAAATATTGCACTCCTTGGCAGGTTAAACTAATTTGGCATTTAGCCTTAAAATATAAGGCAAATCTTCAATAATTGCTCAGAAAGGCATTGATTGTTAGGTAAATGAAAGCTTTTAATGGTGTGTGGTATATTCTACAACACTGAAAATCCATGTGTAACTCTACTTTCCAAATCATGAAAAACGGATTATACAAAAACACAGCGAACTCATGAGGCGTATTTATAAAGCTTTGCCTTCTTTCCCTACTAACCTTCCTTTTTCCATCTTTGTTACCTAAGTACAGTTTCCTGTAAACATTCTGTATGATTTTTTCCTATCACTGAGAATTTAAGATGCACAGTTCAAATGGGTGTAATGTTTCATGATACATGTCTAAATGTTTCATGGTTTCTGAAATCTATTTGAGTAAATCCTACAAACACACTGGCACTGAAAAGTCTTCTCTGACATAGATCTGAAACTGTGTGATTTTTCCAAAACATCTAAAATAGTGGAACTACATAAGGTCACCTAGTCCCTGCCATTTTAAATGATAATTAGTCGATAGCCATCCTCAGTACTTAGCTGCCACTGGTATTCATTTAAAAGCTAATTACCATGTTTATTGGCCTGTGGGTCAATGCACAGCAAAAGTTACAAGGAAAACTACAATTTCTACACGTTGAATAGTGAACTAAAACCACAACCAAACATTTCCATTTCATTAAATGCCTATATAAACATGCTTATATTTACATACTCATGTTGTGGTTTACCCTATACTAATGAGGCACTCAGATTAATTTTACATGTTGAAGGATGCTGCAAAAGGGAATCGTCAGAGTTGCACTCCcttgtagtagtagtaataataatagtagtaataaaaaaacctcaaatgaTGGAAAGAGACATTGAGAACCCTGAAGACTGAAATTGACCTACATTTGGTCCCAATTCAAGAAAGTACATATTTAACTTTAGGCATGTATGCAAGTCCCACAGATTTCAATAGAACTTAAGTGCTGTCCTTAATTAGGGTGCTTTCCTGACTCAGGACTTTTGTTTAGAGAATTGATGTAATACATTACATGTGTTTGGTTCTTCTTTTAAAATTGCTCTTTTCCCAGGAAAAAAGCCAACAACGAAACCACTCTGTAACACAGTAGTGCTTATGTATAACTCTACCATAACGGACCAGCACATATGTACAATGAaaaggtgggggatggggtggaatgGCAAGTAAAGTTTTCAGTCGGGAAACTTATGTTAGTTGCAAGCTTCTATTTAGGTCACTATGATCTAAAGAGAAACCACTGTATATTAAAACTTGTTAAAGACACCTGCACTGGGTCTTTTAATGACATGACTCCCATCAGCCTTTCTTCAGTGAAAGGAAACTGCATACATTTTCCCAAGAGTACTTGCTGCTCTGTCTGTTAATTGCTTACCGAGCAAATGAATAGTCCATGCTGGCCTGATCGATTCGGTTCCTTAAGATCCCAATGTCAGCAGACACCATGTCATCCAGAGCCTGTAGCTCTTTTTGGATTCGCTTTAGTTTCACTGTTTCAGCCTGAGTTCTTTTGGATCTGAAAAAAACAAGATGCAAGTTCTCTCTCTTTAGAAGCATCCTACACAAGAGACATGTTGTGTTTCAATTACAGACCCATCAGCTCATTAGTAGTTGCTCAAAGGTTTCTCTTTCATAGTTTAAGATTCTTGATCTTTCTTCCCATATTTATGGGGATCTAAAGTGTCTATTAACAGTCTGAAACAAAAATATGTAATGATTGCAATCAAAGTGCCTAAAATGGATTGTATTCCTTCACTCGGAAAACTCACTCTTTGAAACTAAGTAACTTTAAGCATAAGAACATAGAAAATTGCTAGAAAGGAAGCCAAAGGAAGCAGGAGCCAAAGAGACTGGGTCACCTAGCCCAAATGTGATTATTTCCATTTTGTAGGATTACtttctatgggcctgatccaaagcccaatgaagtcaatggaaagagtcacATCAAATATGAAAGATTTCAATCAAGCCCTACATAATCTTCTTCAACTCTGTttattacatttgtaagttcaagaACTAAAACTATCTACAGGAAGCATGTTCAGACCCAAGCACCTCAGGTAATTTTCAATGAGATCTCATACTAGGCCATACTACCACCACCCATCATATCAGTGAACCACGCTTGTCAAACACAGATTTGATTTTCCATAAAATAGCCTTAGGTATCTTAATATCTCCAGTCTTCTCACTGACCAGCATTAGCAAACCACTGTCACCTTTTTAATCAATTCACCAATTCTATCAGCAACTGGTCATGTAACCAATACCTTTTTTACACCACCTGTATCCAGATACATACCAGCTTTGCACCTCCAAATGCCCCTTATATTATCAATTCCTTTACGTTCAACTATAATAGAGACTTATCCTGATATTCCCACAACTAAACGTTAACTCAGCCCGGTCTTTCACCCTTGTGCCAGCAGACTAATAAGCGCTTTTAGCTCAGCCACTTTTTCCAAACTACATATTAGCCCCATCAACTATATCCTCTAGTCTTCTTTATTTCATTCACCCAATTCTTGTATTCTCTAATCCCATACTCTGAAGCCTCTTGGACACTGCTGCTTCATTTATCTCTACACTCCTTCATGAATTAGCATGAAAGGTGTCTGACTTAATACCAGCACTTGTTTCTCGCACAGTGTGAATTCAGTCTGAACTTAGCACAGCTGGTTGTCCTCTTCTATCAGACTCAACTTGCTGCATTTTTCATTAATATTAAGATGTCTTTAAGGGAGATCCTTTCATCAGaaactctcaaagcactttacactaCACATTTTAATGAATTAAGTTTCTCCAGACTTCCGAGAAAAAggtaatattcccattttacaggtgagggaACAAACAGACTAAGTGACTTTCTAAATGTCACATaacaagtcactggcagagctgggactaga
This DNA window, taken from Trachemys scripta elegans isolate TJP31775 chromosome 8, CAS_Tse_1.0, whole genome shotgun sequence, encodes the following:
- the GORAB gene encoding RAB6-interacting golgin isoform X1; its protein translation is MAGGWAGFSEQELRRLRGPHADTSESSDQQRRPLSVNKSRQQLLREKALQQQCQKLGRQDGAASVLPEQLLSVPKHKPCLPQQPLPPPPPSPIKDQRQHDTRAQQNAQGLENPCNGNEKPQELTVKMDFKLEKKRVELQEKSRWEVLQQEQRLMEEKNKRKKALLAKAIAERSKRTQAETVKLKRIQKELQALDDMVSADIGILRNRIDQASMDYSFARKRYDKAESEYVAAKLDFQRKTEIKERLTEHLCTIIQQNELRKAKKLEELMKQLEVEADEENLELEIEVEQMLQQQEAEGGRQAAQSQNLSQTAEENADSCTTVKENEHAGTASEQLVEQPGNSCSKSLSNMGGQNQSVNTTRDETPAHSDTLLLYADKVASDG
- the GORAB gene encoding RAB6-interacting golgin isoform X3, whose protein sequence is MEEKNKRKKALLAKAIAERSKRTQAETVKLKRIQKELQALDDMVSADIGILRNRIDQASMDYSFARKRYDKAESEYVAAKLDFQRKTEIKERLTEHLCTIIQQNELRKAKKLEELMKQLEVEADEENLELEIEVEQMLQQQEAEGGRQAAQSQNLSQTAEENADSCTTVKENEHAGTASEQLVEQPGNSCSKSLSNMGGQNQSVNTTRDETPAHSDTLLLYADKVASDG
- the GORAB gene encoding RAB6-interacting golgin isoform X2, yielding MLRGMYSFKKQEKSRWEVLQQEQRLMEEKNKRKKALLAKAIAERSKRTQAETVKLKRIQKELQALDDMVSADIGILRNRIDQASMDYSFARKRYDKAESEYVAAKLDFQRKTEIKERLTEHLCTIIQQNELRKAKKLEELMKQLEVEADEENLELEIEVEQMLQQQEAEGGRQAAQSQNLSQTAEENADSCTTVKENEHAGTASEQLVEQPGNSCSKSLSNMGGQNQSVNTTRDETPAHSDTLLLYADKVASDG